One part of the Mycobacterium marinum genome encodes these proteins:
- a CDS encoding acetyl-CoA carboxylase family protein, translating into MTLLIANRGEIALRIIRTANELGIATVAVYAEDDAETPHVHAADEAIGLPGKGASAYLDRAAILAAAAKAGARLIHPGYGFLSENSEFVWACTAAGYTFVGPDADVLDLVGNKASARGVATAAGVPVLAATEGPSSVEDVRAFFADQDGGIMIKALAGGGGRGMRKVECGDQIDNAYRQCAAEAQLGFGSPALFAEALLHNARHIEVQVVAAPVGHQTRALALGDRDCSIQRRYQKLVEIAPAQQLSDLLRRQLHQAAARLCARVGLRGVATVEFLVAGDKFVFLEINPRIQVEHTITEEVTGVDLVAAQLAIAGGASYYELGHQLGLPAGIASDGSEVIGEPAVRRGIAIQTRINMETLAADGSVSPATGTLNVFSPPSGPGVRVDTYGRTGLVPSPLYDSLLAKVITHVHGSSFPAALRKARTVLSDFSIEGIATNAGLLREVLSDDRLVSGVVPTTFLDEILPALVEEAQSQQREVRVVALELYPGEQALRAQMAGTVVEVPPEGVDIGAGDQLVVLEAMKMQHVLAAPDRLHTVRILVTPGQVVATGDPLVVFSRTDAGEDVESSLAAVDLDRSRADLEEVRARHRLALDEGRELAVGKRHKQGRRTARENIADLVDAGSFVEYGALAIAAQRSRRSEGDLIVSTPADGLVAGLATIGADRFGNNAAEAVVVSYDYTVLAGTQGMRNHAKTDRVFGLAARKRIPVVLFAEGGGGRPGDTDLGNISGLDVPTFRMLAGLSGRVPLVSIVSGRCFAGNAALAGVCDVIIATPDANIGMGGPAMIEGGGLGVYPPEAIGPIDVQRRNGVVSLVARDEAHAVSLAKRYLGYFQGKVEGWQAPDPRLARQVVPENRLRAYDVHRAIESIVDVGSVLELRADYGVGIVTALVRIEGVAYGLIANSSHHLGGAIDAEASDKATDFLMLCESFRLPVISLCDTPGFMVGPDAETQASVRRFGRMFLAGARLTVPLGMIILRKGYGLGAMAMAGGSFHAPEFTIAWPTGEIGGMGLEGAVRLGFSKELAAAADDIERQELFDRLVQAAYQHGKALRSATTFELDDVIDPAESRAWITRLPGR; encoded by the coding sequence ATGACTCTGCTAATCGCGAACCGCGGTGAGATTGCGCTGCGAATCATCCGCACGGCAAATGAATTGGGAATCGCGACGGTGGCGGTGTATGCCGAAGACGACGCCGAGACCCCACACGTGCACGCTGCCGATGAGGCGATCGGTTTGCCTGGCAAGGGCGCATCCGCCTACCTGGACCGAGCGGCGATCCTCGCGGCGGCCGCGAAGGCCGGGGCCCGCCTGATCCATCCCGGCTACGGATTTCTCAGCGAGAACTCCGAATTTGTGTGGGCCTGCACGGCCGCGGGATACACGTTTGTCGGGCCGGACGCCGACGTACTGGACCTGGTGGGCAACAAGGCCTCTGCCCGTGGCGTCGCGACTGCCGCCGGAGTGCCGGTATTGGCCGCGACCGAAGGGCCGAGCAGCGTCGAGGACGTCCGTGCCTTCTTCGCTGACCAGGATGGCGGCATCATGATCAAGGCGCTGGCCGGCGGTGGAGGCCGCGGAATGCGCAAGGTCGAGTGCGGTGACCAGATCGACAACGCATACCGGCAGTGCGCGGCCGAAGCGCAACTCGGATTCGGCAGTCCCGCGCTGTTCGCTGAGGCGTTGCTGCACAACGCGCGCCACATCGAGGTCCAGGTGGTCGCCGCCCCCGTCGGGCACCAAACACGTGCCCTGGCTCTTGGGGACCGGGACTGCAGTATCCAGCGGCGCTACCAGAAGCTGGTTGAAATAGCGCCAGCCCAGCAACTTTCGGACCTGCTGCGGCGTCAGCTGCATCAGGCCGCCGCGCGGTTGTGCGCCAGGGTAGGCCTGCGCGGGGTCGCCACGGTCGAATTCTTGGTTGCGGGGGACAAGTTCGTTTTTCTCGAGATCAATCCGCGAATTCAGGTGGAACACACCATCACCGAAGAGGTCACCGGGGTGGACCTGGTGGCCGCACAGTTGGCGATCGCCGGCGGCGCCTCCTACTACGAACTGGGTCATCAGCTCGGACTACCCGCCGGTATCGCCTCTGACGGCAGTGAAGTCATCGGCGAGCCCGCCGTGCGCCGCGGGATCGCCATCCAGACCCGGATCAACATGGAGACCCTCGCCGCTGACGGCTCGGTCTCGCCCGCTACCGGCACCCTGAACGTGTTCTCGCCGCCAAGCGGTCCGGGCGTGCGGGTCGATACCTATGGCCGGACAGGCCTGGTCCCCAGCCCGCTCTACGACTCGCTGCTGGCCAAGGTGATCACCCACGTACACGGTTCTTCGTTTCCGGCAGCGTTGCGCAAGGCCCGGACCGTGTTGTCCGATTTCAGCATTGAGGGCATCGCGACCAACGCCGGTCTGTTGCGAGAAGTGCTCTCGGATGACCGTCTTGTGTCCGGAGTGGTGCCGACGACCTTCCTCGACGAGATACTCCCGGCGCTGGTAGAGGAGGCGCAGTCACAGCAGCGCGAGGTCCGTGTGGTGGCCCTCGAGTTGTACCCCGGTGAACAGGCGTTGCGCGCCCAAATGGCGGGCACCGTCGTCGAGGTTCCGCCCGAGGGCGTCGATATCGGCGCCGGTGACCAACTGGTGGTTCTGGAAGCGATGAAAATGCAGCATGTGCTGGCGGCGCCGGATCGGCTTCACACGGTCCGGATACTGGTGACGCCCGGTCAGGTCGTTGCGACGGGCGACCCGCTAGTAGTCTTCAGCCGTACCGATGCTGGAGAAGACGTCGAATCATCTTTGGCGGCAGTCGATCTGGATCGCTCGCGGGCCGATCTCGAGGAGGTCCGGGCGCGCCACCGGCTGGCTCTGGACGAGGGCAGGGAACTCGCCGTCGGCAAGCGGCACAAGCAAGGCCGACGCACGGCGCGGGAGAACATCGCCGACCTGGTGGATGCCGGAAGCTTCGTCGAATACGGTGCACTGGCGATCGCGGCGCAACGCAGCCGGCGCTCCGAGGGAGACCTGATCGTGAGCACTCCGGCCGACGGCCTGGTGGCCGGGCTGGCAACCATCGGGGCGGATCGCTTCGGAAACAACGCCGCCGAGGCGGTGGTGGTGTCCTATGACTACACCGTGCTGGCCGGAACCCAAGGCATGCGCAACCACGCCAAGACCGATCGTGTCTTCGGACTGGCCGCTCGAAAACGGATTCCGGTCGTGCTGTTTGCCGAGGGCGGTGGTGGCCGGCCGGGGGACACCGACCTCGGCAACATTTCCGGACTCGATGTGCCGACCTTCCGCATGCTGGCCGGACTCAGCGGGCGGGTGCCGTTGGTGTCGATCGTTTCCGGCCGCTGCTTCGCCGGCAATGCCGCACTCGCCGGAGTATGCGACGTGATCATTGCGACCCCGGACGCCAACATCGGGATGGGTGGTCCCGCAATGATCGAGGGCGGTGGGCTCGGGGTGTACCCCCCGGAGGCGATCGGCCCGATCGACGTTCAACGACGAAACGGCGTGGTAAGTCTGGTCGCCCGCGACGAAGCCCATGCGGTGTCGCTTGCCAAACGGTATCTCGGCTACTTCCAGGGCAAGGTCGAGGGTTGGCAGGCGCCGGATCCGCGGTTGGCCCGCCAGGTGGTGCCGGAGAATCGGTTGCGCGCCTACGATGTTCACCGTGCGATCGAGTCCATTGTGGACGTCGGTTCGGTATTGGAGTTGCGCGCCGACTATGGGGTGGGCATCGTCACCGCACTCGTTCGGATCGAGGGTGTTGCCTACGGGTTGATCGCCAATAGCAGTCACCACCTCGGTGGTGCCATCGATGCCGAAGCATCGGACAAGGCGACCGACTTCCTCATGCTCTGCGAATCGTTTCGGTTGCCGGTGATCTCACTGTGTGACACGCCCGGGTTCATGGTTGGGCCAGACGCGGAAACGCAAGCCTCGGTCCGCCGGTTCGGCCGGATGTTTCTGGCCGGCGCACGGTTGACGGTGCCGCTCGGAATGATCATCTTGCGCAAGGGATATGGGCTGGGAGCCATGGCGATGGCCGGCGGCTCCTTTCATGCCCCCGAATTCACCATCGCCTGGCCCACCGGGGAGATCGGCGGCATGGGCTTGGAAGGGGCGGTCCGCCTTGGCTTTAGTAAAGAACTCGCGGCGGCCGCCGACGACATCGAGCGCCAAGAACTCTTCGATCGTCTTGTTCAGGCCGCCTACCAACACGGCAAAGCGCTACGGTCGGCCACCACATTCGAACTGGATGACGTGATAGACCCGGCAGAGTCCCGGGCCTGGATCACCAGACTGCCGGGACGCTGA
- a CDS encoding PE-PGRS family protein, with amino-acid sequence MKPLVVAGAVATAIAAAPVVTADAVAAAGPAATTTAITFLATEQPGGSGCDSNGNCGSGGVNGGPGGGPGGQGCIPGVGCGSGGQFSGPGGVPGGQGCIPGVGCGSGHG; translated from the coding sequence ATCAAACCACTGGTGGTGGCTGGGGCTGTCGCTACTGCGATCGCCGCAGCACCGGTTGTCACAGCCGATGCCGTCGCGGCGGCCGGCCCGGCAGCGACCACCACAGCAATCACTTTCCTCGCCACCGAACAGCCCGGCGGCAGCGGCTGCGACAGCAACGGCAACTGCGGATCCGGAGGGGTCAACGGTGGCCCCGGCGGCGGACCGGGCGGCCAAGGCTGCATCCCCGGCGTCGGTTGCGGCTCCGGAGGCCAGTTCTCCGGACCCGGTGGCGTGCCGGGCGGCCAGGGCTGCATCCCCGGCGTCGGTTGCGGCTCCGGCCACGGATAA
- a CDS encoding SDR family oxidoreductase produces the protein MTSLDLTGRTAIITGASRGIGLAIAQRLAGAGANVVLTARKQESADAAAAEVGERAVGVGAHAVDEEAARGCVDLALERFGSVDILINNAGTNPAYGPLIEQDHARFTKIFDVNLWAPLMWTSLVVKAWMGEHGGVVINTASIGGMHQSPAMGMYNATKAALIHVTKQLALELSPRVRVNAICPGVVRTKLAEALWKDHEDPLAANIALGRIGEPVDVAEAVGFLVSDAASWITGETMVIDGGLLLGSAAGFQSRPGSAS, from the coding sequence ATGACCTCACTGGATCTGACCGGCCGCACCGCGATAATCACCGGAGCCTCAAGGGGTATCGGGTTGGCCATCGCACAACGTCTCGCCGGCGCGGGCGCCAACGTGGTGCTCACCGCGCGCAAGCAGGAGTCCGCCGACGCCGCCGCCGCTGAGGTGGGTGAGCGGGCGGTGGGCGTCGGCGCTCACGCGGTCGATGAGGAGGCCGCGCGAGGGTGCGTCGACCTCGCGCTCGAGCGCTTCGGCAGCGTGGACATCCTGATCAACAACGCGGGAACCAACCCGGCCTACGGTCCGCTGATCGAGCAGGACCATGCCCGGTTCACCAAGATTTTCGATGTCAACCTGTGGGCCCCGCTGATGTGGACCTCGCTGGTGGTCAAGGCCTGGATGGGCGAACACGGCGGCGTCGTGATCAATACCGCCTCGATCGGCGGAATGCACCAATCGCCGGCCATGGGGATGTACAACGCCACCAAGGCCGCCCTGATCCATGTGACCAAGCAGCTCGCGCTGGAACTTTCACCGCGGGTGCGCGTCAATGCGATCTGCCCCGGTGTGGTGCGCACCAAGCTCGCCGAAGCGCTGTGGAAAGACCACGAGGACCCGCTGGCGGCCAACATCGCGCTCGGACGGATCGGGGAACCGGTGGATGTCGCCGAAGCCGTCGGCTTTTTGGTGTCGGACGCGGCGAGCTGGATCACCGGCGAGACCATGGTGATTGACGGCGGTCTGCTGCTCGGCAGCGCGGCGGGTTTCCAGTCCCGGCCGGGCAGCGCCTCGTGA
- a CDS encoding acyl-CoA dehydrogenase family protein, with the protein MTAADDLQSRVQTLLDAHPPATSDPREFLGARFDAGLAWVHFPVGFGGLDLPHTYQAQVDKQLAAAGAPPAGGGRNIIGIGMAAPTIAAFGTAEQKQKFLRPLFTGEHLYCQLFSEPGAGSDLAAAATRAVRDPHRPQDWIVNGQKVWTSMAQHAQMAILVARTDPDVPKHAGLTYFLCDMTQPGIDIRPLRQITGEAEFNEVFLTDIRVPDANRLGPEGGGWRVATTTLNNERVAIGSRTGVPREGGMIGKVTEAWRAEPALRNPAMHDDMMRLWVEAEVLRLAGERLRQQAASGQPGPEGAGMKVAFARLAQQISGFELELHPESGLQYDDWTLRRPDTVDLTGRGPGYRYLRARGNSIEGGTSEILRNTISERVLGLPGEHRVDKTLAWKDLDR; encoded by the coding sequence GTGACGGCCGCCGACGACCTGCAATCGCGGGTCCAGACTCTGCTCGACGCGCACCCCCCGGCCACCAGTGACCCGCGCGAGTTTCTCGGTGCACGATTTGACGCCGGGCTGGCCTGGGTGCATTTTCCGGTCGGGTTCGGCGGGCTCGACCTGCCGCACACCTACCAGGCGCAGGTCGACAAGCAGCTGGCCGCCGCCGGTGCACCGCCGGCCGGCGGCGGGCGAAACATCATCGGCATCGGCATGGCGGCACCGACCATTGCCGCGTTCGGCACCGCGGAGCAGAAACAGAAGTTCTTGCGCCCGTTGTTCACCGGAGAGCATCTCTACTGCCAGTTGTTCAGCGAGCCCGGGGCCGGATCCGACTTGGCCGCCGCGGCAACCCGCGCCGTTCGCGATCCACACCGCCCCCAGGACTGGATTGTCAACGGGCAAAAGGTATGGACGTCGATGGCGCAACATGCGCAAATGGCGATCCTGGTCGCGCGAACCGACCCCGACGTGCCCAAACACGCCGGTCTGACCTATTTCCTGTGCGACATGACCCAACCGGGGATCGACATCCGGCCACTGCGCCAGATCACCGGCGAAGCGGAGTTCAACGAGGTGTTCCTGACTGACATCCGGGTGCCCGACGCGAACCGGCTTGGTCCCGAAGGCGGTGGCTGGCGGGTGGCGACCACCACTCTCAACAACGAGCGCGTCGCTATCGGCTCCCGAACCGGTGTCCCGCGGGAGGGCGGCATGATCGGCAAGGTCACCGAAGCGTGGCGCGCCGAACCGGCACTGCGCAACCCGGCGATGCACGACGACATGATGCGGCTGTGGGTCGAGGCGGAGGTGCTGCGGCTGGCCGGTGAACGGCTGCGCCAGCAGGCCGCCTCGGGTCAGCCCGGGCCGGAGGGGGCGGGCATGAAGGTGGCGTTTGCCCGGCTCGCGCAACAGATCTCGGGCTTCGAACTGGAATTACACCCCGAATCCGGTCTGCAGTACGACGACTGGACGCTGCGCAGACCCGACACGGTTGATCTCACCGGACGCGGGCCCGGTTACCGCTACCTGCGGGCTCGCGGTAACTCGATCGAGGGAGGCACCTCAGAAATCCTGCGCAACACCATCTCCGAGCGGGTCCTGGGATTGCCCGGCGAACACCGCGTGGACAAGACCCTCGCCTGGAAGGACCTGGACCGATGA
- a CDS encoding acyl-CoA dehydrogenase family protein, which produces MSTGDLLYSDTEEALRASVGQLFAERCPPESVVAAYDSPPADFAKLWRTLAAELGVAGLLVPESLGGAGASAREAAVVMEEVGRAVAPVPFLSSAVLGTVALLHSGETETLSELAQGELTAALVVPLATAPGDPVAGVSRGSAGLSGRVCGVAGAREADVLVVPVAGADGVELHTVRANAPGVEIVPLLAFDMTRPLADVVFSGAASAPVGLGSAEAALAEALQTGAALLASEQLGIAQWCFDTTLAYTKQRKQFGRAIGSYQAIKHRLADLWLEVGSARAAARYGADTCARGDEDAAIAAAIAAAYCGDVAVHAAEECVQLHGGIGMTWEYPAHLYLKRAKSDQLALGTAYRHRGRLAKLVNLPVS; this is translated from the coding sequence ATGAGCACCGGGGACTTGCTGTACTCCGACACCGAGGAGGCGCTGCGGGCCAGCGTTGGGCAGTTGTTCGCCGAGCGCTGCCCACCCGAATCGGTGGTGGCCGCCTACGACTCGCCTCCGGCGGATTTCGCCAAGCTGTGGCGCACGCTGGCCGCCGAGCTCGGGGTCGCGGGTTTGCTGGTGCCCGAGTCCCTTGGTGGGGCCGGCGCCAGCGCGCGCGAGGCGGCGGTAGTCATGGAGGAAGTCGGCCGGGCGGTAGCGCCGGTCCCGTTCCTGTCCAGTGCGGTACTGGGCACCGTCGCGTTGCTGCATTCCGGGGAGACCGAGACCCTCTCGGAGCTGGCGCAGGGTGAGCTCACCGCGGCCCTGGTGGTGCCGTTGGCCACGGCGCCGGGTGACCCCGTTGCCGGGGTGAGTCGTGGCAGCGCCGGGCTGTCCGGGCGAGTCTGCGGCGTGGCGGGTGCCCGGGAGGCCGACGTGCTGGTGGTGCCGGTCGCCGGGGCCGACGGAGTGGAACTGCATACGGTGCGCGCCAATGCGCCCGGCGTCGAGATAGTGCCGTTGCTGGCCTTCGATATGACCAGACCCCTTGCCGACGTTGTGTTTTCGGGGGCCGCGTCCGCACCGGTCGGTCTCGGCTCGGCGGAGGCCGCGCTGGCTGAGGCGTTGCAGACAGGTGCCGCGCTGCTGGCCTCCGAGCAGCTCGGGATTGCGCAGTGGTGCTTTGACACCACGCTGGCTTACACGAAGCAGCGCAAACAGTTCGGCCGTGCCATCGGTTCCTATCAAGCGATCAAACACCGGCTGGCGGACCTGTGGCTGGAAGTCGGCTCAGCGCGGGCCGCGGCCCGCTACGGCGCCGACACCTGTGCTCGCGGTGATGAGGACGCGGCGATTGCGGCGGCGATCGCCGCGGCCTACTGCGGTGATGTCGCGGTGCACGCCGCCGAGGAGTGTGTGCAACTACATGGCGGCATCGGGATGACCTGGGAATATCCGGCCCATCTCTACCTGAAGCGAGCCAAGAGTGACCAGTTGGCGCTCGGCACCGCGTATCGCCACCGCGGTCGACTGGCCAAGCTGGTCAACCTCCCGGTGAGCTGA
- a CDS encoding alpha/beta fold hydrolase, which translates to MPIISDSVSTPDGTCPVRLFTPAGPGPWPGVIMFPDAGGVRETFEQMAATLAGHGYVVLLPDVYYREGDWTPFAMETVFGDADERARLMFMLGTLTPDRVTRDAGAYFDYLATRPQVSGERFGVCGYCMGGRISVLLAGRQPDRVAAAASFHGGGLVTDNPDSPHLLADRMTARLYVGGAQNDPSFTTDHAEQLAKALTAAGVEHTIEWYPGAHGFAVPDNPPYDEACAQRHWTAMTDLFAATLSR; encoded by the coding sequence ATGCCGATAATCAGTGACAGCGTCTCCACTCCCGACGGCACCTGCCCGGTCCGTTTGTTCACTCCTGCCGGCCCGGGTCCCTGGCCAGGCGTGATCATGTTTCCCGACGCCGGCGGGGTGCGCGAGACCTTCGAGCAGATGGCGGCCACATTGGCCGGCCACGGCTACGTCGTGCTGCTGCCCGATGTGTACTACCGCGAGGGCGATTGGACGCCGTTCGCCATGGAAACGGTGTTCGGCGACGCGGACGAGCGCGCTCGACTCATGTTCATGCTCGGAACCCTGACGCCGGACCGGGTCACCCGCGACGCGGGCGCATACTTCGACTACCTGGCCACTCGCCCGCAGGTGAGCGGCGAGCGTTTCGGTGTATGCGGCTACTGCATGGGTGGGCGGATCTCGGTGCTGCTGGCCGGCCGGCAGCCGGACCGGGTGGCCGCCGCGGCGTCCTTTCACGGCGGTGGCCTGGTGACCGACAATCCCGACAGCCCGCATCTGTTGGCCGACCGGATGACCGCCAGGCTGTATGTGGGCGGCGCCCAAAACGACCCGTCGTTCACCACCGACCACGCCGAACAATTGGCGAAGGCGCTGACGGCTGCGGGTGTCGAGCACACCATCGAGTGGTACCCGGGCGCGCACGGGTTCGCGGTTCCCGATAACCCGCCCTACGACGAAGCCTGCGCGCAGCGGCACTGGACCGCGATGACCGACCTGTTCGCCGCGACGCTGTCCCGCTAG
- a CDS encoding thymidylate synthase, translating into MPIATPYEDLLRRVLETGTAKSDRTGTGTRSLFGQQIRYDLGCGFPLLTTKKVHFKSVVYELLWFLRGDSNVGWLQQHGVTIWDEWAGETGDLGPIYGVQWRSWPTPSGEHIDQISAALELLRTDPDSRRIIVSAWNVGQIPQMALPPCHAFFQFYVADGRLSCQLYQRSADLFLGVPFNIASYALLTHMMAAQAGLSVGEFIWTGGDCHIYDNHVEQVAEQLRREPRPYPKLSLSQRDSIFDYTYEDVVVQDYDPHPAIKAPVAV; encoded by the coding sequence GTGCCGATCGCGACGCCTTACGAGGATCTGTTGCGCAGGGTGCTCGAAACGGGCACCGCCAAATCCGACCGCACCGGCACCGGGACCCGCAGCCTGTTCGGCCAGCAGATCCGGTACGACCTCGGTTGCGGTTTCCCCTTGCTGACCACCAAGAAGGTGCACTTCAAGTCGGTCGTTTATGAGTTGCTGTGGTTTCTGCGCGGCGACTCCAACGTGGGCTGGTTGCAGCAGCACGGTGTGACCATCTGGGACGAATGGGCCGGCGAAACAGGCGATCTCGGCCCAATCTACGGAGTTCAGTGGCGATCCTGGCCGACTCCGTCGGGTGAGCACATCGACCAGATCAGTGCCGCATTGGAACTGCTGCGTACCGACCCCGATTCGCGGCGCATCATCGTGTCGGCCTGGAATGTCGGCCAGATCCCGCAAATGGCGCTGCCGCCGTGTCACGCCTTCTTCCAGTTCTACGTCGCCGACGGCCGCCTGAGCTGCCAGCTGTATCAGCGCAGTGCCGACCTGTTTCTGGGGGTGCCCTTCAACATCGCCAGCTACGCCCTGCTCACCCACATGATGGCCGCTCAGGCCGGTCTTTCGGTCGGCGAGTTCATCTGGACTGGCGGCGATTGCCACATCTATGACAACCACGTCGAACAGGTCGCCGAGCAACTGCGTCGCGAGCCCCGGCCCTATCCGAAACTAAGCTTGTCGCAACGGGATTCGATCTTCGACTACACTTACGAGGACGTCGTCGTGCAGGATTATGATCCCCATCCCGCGATCAAAGCTCCCGTCGCTGTATGA
- a CDS encoding dihydrofolate reductase, producing the protein MTSVGLIWAQSTSGVIGRDGGIPWRLPEDLAHFKRLTMGHAVVMGRRTWDSLPAANRPLPGRRNVVVTRQTGLVAHGAQVVGSLEQALCPAEPDAETWVIGGAQIYALALPLANRCEVTEVDVDLPPEDEDALAPVLDQTWAGTSGEWLVSRSGLRYRMHSYRRL; encoded by the coding sequence ATGACGTCGGTGGGCCTGATCTGGGCTCAGTCCACCTCCGGGGTCATCGGCCGTGATGGCGGCATCCCGTGGCGACTGCCCGAGGATCTCGCGCACTTCAAACGGCTCACCATGGGGCACGCCGTGGTGATGGGCCGCCGGACCTGGGACTCCCTGCCCGCCGCCAACCGGCCACTGCCGGGCCGGCGAAATGTCGTAGTGACCCGCCAGACTGGTCTGGTGGCGCACGGAGCGCAGGTGGTGGGTTCCCTCGAGCAGGCGTTGTGTCCGGCCGAGCCGGATGCCGAGACATGGGTGATCGGTGGTGCCCAGATCTACGCGCTGGCGCTGCCCCTGGCGAACAGGTGTGAAGTCACCGAGGTCGACGTCGACTTACCGCCCGAGGACGAGGACGCCCTGGCCCCCGTGCTCGACCAGACCTGGGCTGGCACCTCGGGGGAGTGGCTGGTCAGCCGCTCGGGACTGCGATACCGGATGCACAGCTACCGCCGACTATGA
- a CDS encoding winged helix-turn-helix domain-containing protein, translating into MSTLTVAQARRVAVAAQGFAEPKPAGRINKAHLRRLISRIQVLQLDSVSVAVRAHYAPVFSRLGPYDREVLDRVAWGPPSSRLLAEYWAHEAALMAVDDWPLLRWRMRQYRHGRWGTEIVKANPRLVDDVVAAVAELGPSSAGQIEAHLAAEPRGGKGPWWNRSDTKWVAEALFASGVLTTATRLGFARHYDLVERVLPPEVLARQVDDDEAVRELILRAASALGVGTEADIRDYFRLSAQQVKPALADLVAAGEVEPVQVQGWSAPAYLRAGRSLPRRDRGTALLCPFDPLIFFRPRVQRLFDFHYRIEIYTPAAQRQYGYYVWPLLLDGQLVGRVDLKADRSTDTLLVVGAFAEPDASGPRVAAALAGELASMAPWLGLSGISVSGRGDLAGELAIAVRRTG; encoded by the coding sequence ATGAGCACCTTGACCGTTGCCCAGGCCCGCCGGGTGGCGGTCGCCGCACAGGGGTTCGCCGAACCCAAGCCGGCCGGCCGGATCAACAAGGCACACCTGAGGCGGCTGATCTCCCGGATCCAGGTGCTGCAGCTGGATTCGGTGTCGGTGGCGGTGCGCGCCCACTACGCGCCGGTGTTCAGTCGGCTCGGGCCCTACGACCGGGAGGTGCTCGACCGGGTCGCGTGGGGCCCGCCCTCGTCGCGGCTGCTCGCCGAATACTGGGCGCACGAGGCCGCGCTGATGGCCGTCGATGACTGGCCGTTGCTGCGCTGGCGGATGCGGCAGTACCGGCACGGCAGGTGGGGCACCGAGATCGTCAAGGCCAACCCGCGCCTGGTGGACGACGTCGTTGCCGCCGTTGCCGAACTCGGCCCGTCCAGCGCGGGACAGATCGAAGCTCACCTGGCAGCGGAGCCGCGCGGGGGCAAGGGGCCCTGGTGGAATCGCAGCGACACCAAATGGGTTGCCGAGGCGTTGTTCGCGTCCGGCGTGCTCACCACCGCCACCCGGTTGGGCTTCGCTCGTCACTACGACCTGGTGGAAAGGGTGTTGCCGCCCGAAGTGCTGGCCCGGCAGGTCGACGATGACGAGGCGGTTCGCGAACTCATATTGCGGGCGGCCTCCGCGCTGGGGGTGGGGACCGAGGCCGACATCCGCGACTACTTCCGGCTGTCCGCGCAGCAGGTTAAGCCCGCGCTCGCCGATCTGGTAGCCGCCGGTGAGGTCGAGCCGGTGCAGGTGCAGGGTTGGTCGGCCCCGGCATATCTGCGGGCGGGCCGATCCCTGCCACGACGTGATCGCGGCACCGCACTGTTGTGTCCGTTTGACCCGCTGATCTTTTTCCGGCCCCGGGTGCAGCGCCTGTTCGACTTTCACTACCGCATCGAGATCTACACCCCGGCCGCCCAACGCCAATACGGCTACTACGTCTGGCCGCTGCTGCTGGACGGGCAGCTGGTGGGACGGGTGGACCTCAAGGCCGACCGTTCCACCGACACCCTGCTGGTGGTGGGCGCGTTCGCCGAACCCGACGCATCGGGGCCGCGGGTCGCCGCGGCACTCGCCGGTGAGTTGGCGTCGATGGCGCCGTGGCTGGGATTGAGCGGGATCAGCGTGTCCGGACGGGGTGATCTGGCCGGGGAGCTGGCGATCGCCGTCAGGCGGACCGGCTGA